The sequence CTTCCATGACTGACACCGGGGCAGCCTCACCAAAGCCGACGCTCGGCAGGATAAAACAGTCGGCTTCATGCAAAAGCTCCAGGACTTCATGCTCACCTGCGGTCCCGACCATGCGCACATGCCCTTCGAGCTTCAGCGCGACTATTTCCTTTTCCAGAATCGGTCGCTCTTCACCATCCCCGACTATGGTATAGGTCGCATTCAAACCCTGATCCAAAACCTGCCTGAGCGCGCGAATCGCATAGATGTGCCCCTTGCATTCGGCAAGCCGCGCGACCGTGATCATGCGCAGGATATTAGGCTGACCAGCCCGGACGGGGCCGGGCCGAAAGGCATCGACATCCACGCCCATGCGAATGACAGGCAGGCGTTTTTTATCCATGCCACAGGCCTCCCAGACCTGGGTTTGCAGAGCAAAGGTTACGCACGCGATAAAACGCGCCCGAGCGAATTTGAACTTATGATCGCCGCCATAAACCGGCAGATCCCCATGCAGGGTCAAACTATAAGGCAGATCCCCAGCCTGATCAGCCATCGCCAGAAGATGAGCGACGTTCGCACAGCTGTGCCCGTGGATGTGGCCCAGATTTTCCTGCTTCGCGAGGATCAGAAGATCCGCGGCGCAGATCATAAGCCCGATCAGTCGTAGGCGACTGATCCAGCCTGCATCCTGAAGACGCGCGATATAAAGGAGCATGCGAAGGGTCAGCCCCGGCCTTCGCATCAGGTAAAGAAGCGCCATCAGAAAATTCGGGGGAAAAATATAATGGGTTTCCGTCTGCGCCTCGGGTCC is a genomic window of Oligoflexus sp. containing:
- a CDS encoding glycosyltransferase, with the translated sequence MRIGYLVPEFPGQTHIFFWREICVLRKLGADVFLLSTRRPQMASRHAFGPEAQTETHYIFPPNFLMALLYLMRRPGLTLRMLLYIARLQDAGWISRLRLIGLMICAADLLILAKQENLGHIHGHSCANVAHLLAMADQAGDLPYSLTLHGDLPVYGGDHKFKFARARFIACVTFALQTQVWEACGMDKKRLPVIRMGVDVDAFRPGPVRAGQPNILRMITVARLAECKGHIYAIRALRQVLDQGLNATYTIVGDGEERPILEKEIVALKLEGHVRMVGTAGEHEVLELLHEADCFILPSVGFGEAAPVSVMEAMACQLPVIASIIGGTPEMIEPDVNGILVAQRDVPGLALAMLRLGADCDLRVVLAKAARQTAVTQFSAEHFATELHKAILAKG